A window of the Gigantopelta aegis isolate Gae_Host unplaced genomic scaffold, Gae_host_genome ctg3085_pilon_pilon, whole genome shotgun sequence genome harbors these coding sequences:
- the LOC121391910 gene encoding leucine-rich repeat extensin-like protein 5: MASNSGPPHLWLHRYLDPLLVPQKLKVLIQRRHFQSKQYFGSPGSPSENPFAFIDTSLQPTASMESHPPQGNQGNQPPPPMLQGIGQPPMLVPHTYQPQPSFNSELTVCHLSFPETFPSSSETDQLLVAQDPSFDDTSHLLDSSPYHPSPTSDPSPPLLSSEPHPLSPAPYHSEPHPLNPTPYHSVSQASDPSPFIPMSIPHPAHAITQFRKFTLGGAS, encoded by the coding sequence ATGGCTTCCAATTCTGGTCCTCCCCATCTTTGGCTTCATCGTTATTTGGACCCACTTCTGGTACCACAAAAACTGAAAGTGCTCATACAAAGACGGCACTTCCAATCCAAACAATACTTTGGTTCTCCAGGCTCACCATCAGAGAATCCATTTGCATTTATTGATACCAGTTTACAGCCTACAGCGTCAATGGAGTCACACCCTCCTCAAGGTAACCAAGGCAACCAACCGCCTCCTCCTATGTTGCAAGGTATTGGACAACCTCCCATGCTTGTTCCACACACCTATCAACCTCAACCATCGTTTAATAGCGAACTAACAGTTTGTCATTTATCTTTTCCAGAAACGTTCCCATCTTCATCAGAAACTGACCAACTTCTTGTTGCTCAAGATCCTTCTTTTGATGATACATCACATCTATTGGACTCCTCTCCTTATCATCCATCACCCACATCTGATCCCTCTCCTCCTCTTCTATCTTCTGAGCCACACCCACTTAGTCCAGCCCCATATCACTCAGAACCACATCCACTTAATCCAACCCCTTATCACTCGGTTTCCCAGGCATCTGACCCCTCCCCTTTTATACCAATGTCTATTCCACACCCCGCCCATGCGATCACTCAATTTAGAAAGTTTACACTTGGAGGAGCCAGTTAG